In one uncultured Devosia sp. genomic region, the following are encoded:
- the ybgC gene encoding tol-pal system-associated acyl-CoA thioesterase, whose translation MTRHTFPVRVYYEDTDFSGNVYHAAYLKFFERGRTEFLRDEGIHHSELAAEGIAFAVRSMEIAFDGAAHIDDLLTVVTEVEALSGARLTLKQTILRGDAVLTRATVMVVAIKTSGGPARMPKVIIERFGRGK comes from the coding sequence ATGACGCGCCACACTTTTCCGGTCCGCGTCTATTACGAAGACACCGATTTTTCGGGCAATGTCTATCACGCGGCCTATCTCAAATTCTTCGAGCGCGGGCGTACGGAATTCCTGCGCGACGAGGGCATCCATCATTCCGAGCTTGCTGCGGAGGGGATTGCCTTTGCCGTGCGGTCGATGGAGATCGCCTTCGATGGTGCGGCCCATATCGATGACCTGCTGACCGTCGTGACGGAAGTCGAGGCGCTGAGCGGCGCGCGGCTGACGCTGAAACAGACCATACTGCGTGGTGACGCTGTGTTGACCCGCGCGACGGTCATGGTCGTGGCCATCAAGACCAGCGGCGGGCCGGCCCGCATGCCCAAGGTCATTATCGAGCGGTTCGGTCGCGGCAAGTAA
- the tolB gene encoding Tol-Pal system beta propeller repeat protein TolB has translation MTLLTRRNALKLGLASGLTAALVARANAQVTIRVDGANFQPLPIAIPDFASSDPTFGREIADIVRNNLRRSGLFLPLEPASLPIQVGDVNATPDFTVWRTANVDALVMGAVERGGSISSSVRVWDARQGAQVVGQSYNTDPNSSRRVGHIISDAIYTALAGGTGYFDTRVIYTAESGPKANRVRRLAIMDQDGANAQYLTDGSTMALTPRFSPNGDMVTYMNFAEGNPQVYLLQLSTGRQQRLANVGAMTFAPRFSPDGGTVVFSVEQAGATNIYAVGTGGGQPMQLTSGAAIDTGPSYSPDGSRIIFESDRGGSPQIYMMGASGGNAQRISFGQGSYSTPVWAPTGDLIAFTRQSGGQFNIGVMNPDGSGERMLYTSFHAEGPTWAPNGRVIMFFQDPGGNDGPKLMSVDIWGRNLLTIPTESYASDPAWSGLRS, from the coding sequence ATGACCCTTCTCACTCGGCGCAATGCTCTCAAGCTCGGCCTTGCCAGCGGATTGACTGCGGCCCTGGTCGCCCGCGCCAATGCGCAAGTCACCATCCGAGTGGATGGGGCAAACTTCCAGCCGCTGCCGATCGCCATTCCGGATTTCGCGTCGTCGGACCCCACGTTTGGTCGCGAGATTGCCGATATCGTGCGTAACAACCTGCGCCGTTCGGGCCTGTTCCTGCCGCTCGAGCCGGCATCGCTGCCGATCCAGGTCGGCGACGTCAATGCCACGCCCGACTTCACTGTCTGGCGCACCGCCAATGTCGATGCGCTGGTGATGGGCGCGGTCGAGCGTGGTGGCTCGATCTCCTCGTCGGTTCGCGTGTGGGACGCACGACAGGGCGCGCAGGTCGTCGGCCAGAGCTACAATACCGATCCCAATTCGTCGCGCCGCGTCGGCCACATCATTTCCGACGCCATCTACACGGCGCTGGCCGGTGGCACGGGCTATTTCGATACGCGCGTCATCTACACGGCCGAGAGCGGCCCCAAGGCCAATCGCGTGCGCCGGCTCGCGATCATGGACCAGGACGGCGCCAATGCGCAGTATCTCACCGATGGTTCGACCATGGCGCTGACGCCGCGCTTCTCGCCCAATGGCGACATGGTCACCTACATGAATTTTGCTGAAGGCAATCCGCAGGTCTATCTGCTGCAGCTATCGACCGGCCGGCAGCAGCGCCTAGCCAATGTGGGCGCCATGACCTTCGCGCCGCGCTTTTCGCCCGACGGCGGCACCGTGGTCTTCTCGGTCGAGCAGGCCGGCGCGACCAATATCTATGCCGTGGGCACGGGTGGCGGACAGCCGATGCAGCTCACGTCGGGCGCGGCGATCGATACCGGCCCATCCTATTCGCCGGATGGTTCGCGCATCATCTTTGAAAGCGATCGGGGCGGCTCGCCGCAGATCTACATGATGGGCGCGTCGGGCGGCAACGCACAGCGCATCAGCTTTGGCCAGGGCAGCTATTCGACCCCGGTCTGGGCACCGACCGGCGATCTCATCGCCTTCACCCGCCAGTCGGGTGGCCAGTTCAATATCGGCGTCATGAATCCCGATGGCTCGGGCGAGCGCATGCTCTACACCAGTTTTCATGCGGAAGGCCCGACCTGGGCGCCAAACGGCCGTGTCATTATGTTCTTCCAGGACCCGGGCGGCAATGATGGCCCGAAGCTGATGAGCGTCGATATCTGGGGCCGTAACCTGCTGACGATCCCCACGGAAAGCTATGCGTCCGACCCGGCATGGTCGGGCCTGCGCAGCTAG
- a CDS encoding NUDIX domain-containing protein, with amino-acid sequence MTERIVLSFPVGGTRFNYRVAGAAIRDGHVLVCREDEDDYCMLPGGRVEMGEPSHESLVREMAEELAMPVDVGHLIFTSESFYGREGDRYHELGFIYAIELPEDVRPGGEQPFLVREDEGHLLQFSWLPLDGDALGKARLMPPWLPERLRALDDTPAHVIFHEGQP; translated from the coding sequence ATGACTGAGCGGATCGTGTTGAGTTTTCCGGTCGGCGGCACGCGGTTCAACTATCGCGTGGCGGGGGCGGCCATTCGCGACGGGCATGTGCTGGTCTGCCGCGAAGACGAGGATGATTATTGCATGCTGCCGGGCGGGCGCGTGGAAATGGGGGAGCCCAGCCATGAGTCGCTGGTGCGCGAAATGGCCGAGGAGCTGGCCATGCCGGTCGATGTTGGCCACCTGATCTTTACCTCGGAGAGCTTTTACGGCCGCGAGGGCGATCGCTATCACGAGCTCGGTTTTATCTATGCCATCGAATTGCCGGAGGATGTGCGGCCCGGCGGTGAGCAGCCCTTCCTCGTGCGCGAGGACGAGGGACATCTGCTGCAGTTTTCGTGGTTGCCGCTCGATGGCGACGCGCTGGGCAAGGCGCGGCTGATGCCGCCGTGGTTGCCGGAACGGCTGCGCGCGCTGGACGATACGCCGGCCCATGTCATCTTCCATGAAGGCCAGCCGTGA
- a CDS encoding biopolymer transporter ExbD, which produces MGMGVSAGGGGGGGRRRRGRKKAVMSEINITPMVDVMLVLLIIFMVAAPMMTAGVPLDLPSSAAAALPNQADPITVGVTPDGAVFIDDDPIAENQLIAELTTRGVNGAEDRIYLRGDTSANYGAVMRVMGLLSAGGFTKIGLITQPEQ; this is translated from the coding sequence ATGGGCATGGGTGTATCAGCCGGTGGTGGCGGGGGCGGCGGACGCCGCCGTCGTGGCCGCAAGAAAGCGGTGATGAGCGAGATCAACATCACGCCGATGGTCGACGTCATGCTCGTGCTGCTGATCATCTTCATGGTGGCCGCGCCGATGATGACGGCCGGCGTGCCGCTTGACCTGCCAAGCTCGGCGGCTGCCGCCTTGCCCAACCAGGCCGATCCGATCACCGTAGGCGTCACGCCTGATGGTGCAGTCTTTATCGACGATGATCCGATTGCGGAGAACCAGCTGATTGCCGAACTGACCACGCGCGGCGTCAATGGTGCGGAAGACCGTATCTATCTGCGTGGCGATACCAGCGCCAACTACGGCGCGGTCATGCGTGTGATGGGCCTGTTGTCGGCCGGAGGCTTTACCAAGATCGGCCTCATCACGCAGCCGGAACAGTAG
- a CDS encoding ATP-binding cassette domain-containing protein, whose product MSVILAEQVSKTFQQRERAKGGFGGLRSFFSPKTTPVEAVSDISFAIGKGEAVGYLGPNGAGKSTMIKMLTGILVPTSGRVEVLGKVPHADRVANARQIGVVFGQRSQLWWDLPLSDSFELHRRIYRVEPARFAANRAEMVEMLDLGSFIERPVRQLSLGQRMRAEIATALMHDPAVLFLDEPTIGLDVVAKDAVRKFLARINAERGVTIILTTHDLQDIEQICPRLIMVDNGRLLFDGPLAQLHTAFGARRKLTLEFAADPGAVSLNGAEVLTGDALRREFLLPDDGRSLVDLIAELGNPPGLKDIHLHRPDIEEVIRTYYQSRGA is encoded by the coding sequence ATGTCCGTCATTCTTGCCGAGCAGGTTTCCAAGACTTTTCAGCAGCGTGAGCGCGCCAAGGGCGGGTTCGGCGGATTGCGCAGTTTCTTTTCGCCCAAGACCACGCCGGTCGAGGCGGTGAGCGATATTTCCTTTGCAATCGGCAAGGGTGAAGCGGTCGGCTATCTGGGGCCCAATGGGGCCGGCAAATCCACCATGATCAAGATGCTGACCGGCATCCTCGTGCCGACCAGCGGGCGCGTCGAGGTGCTGGGTAAAGTGCCCCATGCCGATCGCGTCGCCAATGCACGGCAGATCGGGGTGGTGTTCGGTCAGCGCAGCCAGCTTTGGTGGGACCTGCCGCTCAGCGACAGTTTCGAGCTGCACCGCCGCATCTATCGGGTCGAACCGGCGCGTTTCGCCGCCAATCGGGCCGAGATGGTCGAGATGCTCGATCTTGGCTCCTTCATCGAACGGCCGGTGCGCCAGTTGAGCCTCGGTCAACGCATGCGTGCCGAGATCGCCACGGCGCTGATGCATGATCCGGCCGTGCTATTTCTGGATGAACCGACCATCGGGCTCGATGTCGTGGCCAAGGATGCGGTGCGCAAGTTCCTGGCGCGGATCAATGCCGAGCGGGGCGTCACCATCATCCTGACCACGCATGACCTGCAGGACATCGAACAGATCTGCCCACGGCTGATCATGGTCGACAATGGCAGGCTGCTGTTCGACGGGCCGTTGGCGCAACTTCACACGGCTTTCGGGGCGCGGCGCAAGCTGACGCTGGAGTTTGCGGCGGATCCGGGCGCGGTGAGTCTGAATGGTGCCGAAGTCCTGACGGGGGATGCGCTGCGGCGAGAGTTTCTGTTGCCCGACGATGGGCGGTCGCTGGTCGATCTGATCGCCGAGCTGGGCAATCCGCCGGGGCTCAAGGATATCCACCTGCATCGTCCCGATATCGAGGAAGTCATCCGCACCTATTACCAGTCGCGGGGGGCGTGA
- a CDS encoding metallophosphoesterase, whose protein sequence is MTVVTLYVPRLATWPDALKLRISVLSDFHACKPFLNETKIRAICDEANALEPDIILLLGDFVGGPRFSRELKQGELTRAFSSLSAPLGVHAVMGNHDYDHYTRKQVLAGDVLAVRALRETGINVLVNESLRIEHDGHAFWLAGLGDQRAFHCRGMSYERSDLGIEDLAGTLAQVTDDAPVILLAHEPDIFPQVSHRVALTLSGHTHGGQIKLFGRTPVVPSKFGSRYVYGHVEEEGRHLIVTSGLGYSGWPIRFATQQEIVLIELGGQG, encoded by the coding sequence GTGACCGTTGTTACCCTTTATGTGCCGAGGCTCGCGACGTGGCCAGATGCGCTCAAGCTCCGCATTTCGGTGCTCAGCGATTTTCACGCCTGCAAGCCGTTCCTGAACGAGACAAAAATCCGCGCCATCTGCGATGAGGCCAATGCGCTCGAGCCGGACATCATCCTGTTGCTGGGCGATTTTGTCGGCGGGCCGCGTTTCAGCCGGGAGCTGAAACAGGGTGAGTTGACGCGGGCCTTTTCGTCGCTGTCGGCGCCGCTGGGCGTGCATGCGGTGATGGGCAATCACGACTATGACCACTACACGCGCAAGCAAGTTTTGGCAGGTGACGTGCTGGCCGTGCGGGCGCTGCGCGAGACGGGCATCAATGTGCTGGTAAACGAGAGCCTGCGGATCGAGCATGACGGCCATGCCTTCTGGCTCGCCGGGCTGGGGGATCAGCGCGCGTTTCACTGCCGCGGGATGTCCTATGAGCGGAGCGATTTGGGGATCGAGGATCTCGCGGGCACATTGGCCCAGGTCACCGACGACGCACCGGTAATCCTCCTCGCGCATGAGCCGGATATTTTTCCGCAGGTGAGCCATCGGGTGGCGTTGACGCTGTCGGGCCATACCCATGGCGGGCAGATCAAACTGTTCGGCCGTACGCCGGTCGTACCGTCGAAGTTCGGTAGTCGCTATGTCTATGGACATGTCGAGGAAGAGGGGCGGCACCTGATCGTCACTTCGGGGCTGGGTTATTCCGGCTGGCCGATCCGTTTCGCGACGCAGCAGGAGATCGTGCTGATCGAGCTGGGAGGGCAGGGATGA
- the tolQ gene encoding protein TolQ, giving the protein MDAAVAAAPHADLSIWGLFWAADWIVKSVMLGLVAASVWCWAIIIDKSITYRRMTSEMNKFERTFWSGQSLEELYQQQAEKPSGGLGAVFVAAMKEWKRSHEQNAASFVGMQQRLDKVLDVAIARESDVLEKRLGFLATVGSAGPFIGLFGTVWGIMNAFTAIAASSNTSLAVVAGPIAEALFATAIGLVAAIPAVIAYNKLSADAGKLTGRLEGFADEFSTILSRQLEARKH; this is encoded by the coding sequence ATGGATGCTGCAGTGGCAGCCGCCCCTCATGCCGACTTGTCCATCTGGGGCCTGTTCTGGGCTGCGGACTGGATCGTCAAGTCGGTCATGCTGGGTCTGGTTGCAGCGTCGGTCTGGTGCTGGGCCATCATCATCGACAAGTCCATCACCTATCGCCGCATGACGAGCGAGATGAACAAGTTCGAGCGGACCTTCTGGTCCGGCCAGTCGCTGGAAGAGCTTTACCAGCAGCAGGCCGAAAAGCCGTCGGGCGGGCTCGGCGCGGTGTTTGTCGCCGCGATGAAGGAATGGAAGCGCAGCCACGAGCAGAATGCTGCAAGCTTCGTGGGCATGCAGCAGCGCCTCGACAAGGTGCTGGACGTGGCCATTGCCCGCGAAAGCGATGTGCTGGAGAAGCGCCTCGGCTTTCTCGCGACGGTCGGTTCGGCCGGCCCGTTCATCGGCCTCTTCGGCACCGTGTGGGGCATCATGAATGCCTTTACCGCCATTGCTGCCTCGTCCAATACCAGCCTTGCGGTCGTGGCTGGTCCGATCGCCGAAGCGCTGTTCGCCACGGCCATCGGCCTTGTGGCCGCTATTCCGGCGGTTATCGCCTATAACAAGCTTTCGGCCGATGCCGGCAAGCTGACCGGACGCCTCGAAGGCTTTGCCGACGAATTCTCGACCATCCTGAGCCGTCAGCTCGAAGCGCGGAAGCACTAA